A stretch of DNA from Camelina sativa cultivar DH55 unplaced genomic scaffold, Cs unpScaffold03040, whole genome shotgun sequence:
AATGGACATTTTCTAAAAGGCCTTTCATGTGACCTTTGAAGGGCCTTAACGGCACTCTTTTTTTGTCTCCCAGGCACCATCAATTTGCAATTCAAAATGAAATAACCAACAACATTCAAAACAAGATCATCGTAATGAATGAGCAAACAAACTTTTGTTCAAGGCTTAAATTAACTTGTTCAGCTAGTGATGGATAGAAATGATGAGTCAGGCCTGggtgatctctttctctttggaTTTGCACATGTCCTCTGCTGACTTTACAAACTTCTTCGTCAGCTCCTCCACCTGTCATGTCAACAACACAAAGAGAAAGATATTCTCAATAATTGGAATCTCCTATTTGAAGAAAGATCTCAGACAAAGGATACTCACTTCCTTCTCCAGTCTTTTCACTTCATCCTTTGGTAGACTCGACCCAGCTTTCTTTACCGTCTCTAGTGCCTgacccaaaattaaaaaaaaaagaagttgtctCTGATCATTTCTGACGCATTGGGGGGGGGCAGTAGACAACTAACAAAAGTCTTTCAAAAACTACCTTTTGCCTGGCTCTTCTAATGCTTTGTTTGACAACTTCACTGGACTTTGTTACAATTTTGCACATTGCCTGGAAgttcattaattaataataaggtCAAGAGGCTAAACAATCAATCAGACTTGGGATGATGGTTTACCTGAATATGCTCCTTGGTCAATCTGGTCAAAGATATGAAGAAGGGGAGATCAGACAAAGAGTAAATAGAGacagagaaggaggaggaggaggaggagtagagAGAGAGTTACGTACGCAGGGATAGATGCGACGAGACGTTGGCCATCGAGTTTGGGGTTTAATCCTAATGGAGAGGAGACAAT
This window harbors:
- the LOC104774473 gene encoding uncharacterized protein LOC104774473, whose product is FFFLQTVKELEKAIVSSPLGLNPKLDGQRLVASIPALTKEHIQAMCKIVTKSSEVVKQSIRRARQKALETVKKAGSSLPKDEVKRLEKEVEELTKKFVKSAEDMCKSKEKEITQA